The Arthrobacter russicus genome has a segment encoding these proteins:
- a CDS encoding nitrite/sulfite reductase — MTQTATDTSNRSEGSARPERPSRPAAKPHGQWKVDGTEPLNANETWKQEDGGLNVRERIEQVYSKQGFDSIDGTDLHGRFRWYGLYTQRKPGIDGGKTATLEPHELEDKYFMLRVRIDGGALSTEQLRVIAQISVDFARGSADLTDRQNIQLHWIRVEDVPEIWRRLEAVGLSTTEACGDVPRVILGSPVAGIAKDEIIDPTPLINALAERFIGDPELANLPRKYKTAITGHPSQDVVHEINDFALVGVVHPELGAGYDLWVGGGLSTSARLAERLGVFVSPEVAPEVWLGVTSIFRDYGYRRMRTKARLKFLMNDWGPEKFRTVLETEYLGYALPDGPAAPKPSSPGDHVGVHEQKDGRFYIGVAPTVGRVSGDKLLALASLIESHGSLRLRTTPHQKLVILDVPGDQVDSLVAGLEPLGLTAKPSIFRRSTIACTGIEYCKLAIVETKVTAATAIAELEKRLADLVASGELVDPIALHINGCPNSCARIQTADIGLKGMMLPTPGGDPTPGFQVHLGGGLASANREEAGLGRTIRGLKVTVEDLPDYVERVVRTFVSTRSEGETFAEWAHRSDEEVLK, encoded by the coding sequence ATGACGCAGACCGCCACCGACACTTCGAATCGATCAGAAGGGTCAGCCCGCCCCGAGCGGCCATCCCGTCCTGCGGCCAAGCCGCACGGGCAATGGAAAGTGGACGGTACCGAGCCGTTGAACGCCAATGAAACCTGGAAACAGGAAGACGGCGGGCTCAATGTGCGAGAGCGGATCGAACAGGTCTATTCGAAGCAGGGATTCGACTCGATCGACGGCACCGATCTGCATGGCAGGTTCCGCTGGTATGGCCTGTACACCCAGCGCAAGCCCGGAATCGACGGCGGCAAGACCGCGACCCTGGAACCGCATGAGCTCGAAGACAAGTACTTCATGCTCCGGGTCCGGATCGACGGCGGCGCACTGAGCACCGAGCAGTTGCGGGTGATTGCGCAGATTTCGGTTGATTTCGCCCGGGGGTCCGCGGATCTGACCGACCGGCAGAACATCCAATTGCACTGGATCCGGGTCGAGGACGTGCCGGAGATCTGGCGGCGCCTGGAAGCCGTGGGGCTGTCCACGACCGAGGCCTGCGGCGATGTGCCGCGGGTGATTCTGGGCTCGCCGGTGGCCGGTATCGCGAAAGACGAGATCATCGATCCGACGCCGTTGATCAATGCGCTCGCGGAGCGGTTCATCGGTGATCCGGAGCTGGCGAATCTGCCGCGCAAGTACAAGACCGCGATCACCGGACATCCCTCGCAAGACGTCGTGCACGAGATCAACGACTTTGCCCTGGTCGGCGTGGTGCACCCGGAATTGGGCGCCGGCTACGACCTCTGGGTGGGCGGCGGTTTGTCCACGAGCGCTCGCTTGGCTGAGCGCTTGGGGGTTTTCGTTTCGCCCGAGGTAGCGCCGGAGGTGTGGCTGGGCGTGACCAGCATCTTCCGGGACTACGGTTACCGGCGGATGCGGACCAAAGCACGCTTGAAGTTCCTGATGAATGACTGGGGGCCGGAGAAGTTCCGTACGGTTTTGGAAACCGAGTACCTCGGCTATGCCCTGCCGGACGGACCGGCAGCGCCGAAGCCGAGCTCGCCCGGGGACCACGTCGGCGTGCACGAACAGAAGGACGGCCGGTTCTACATCGGCGTGGCACCGACGGTGGGCCGGGTTTCCGGTGACAAGTTGCTGGCCTTGGCATCGCTCATTGAATCTCACGGCTCGTTGCGGTTGCGGACCACGCCGCATCAGAAACTGGTGATTCTGGATGTGCCGGGGGATCAAGTGGATTCATTGGTTGCCGGTCTGGAGCCGCTCGGTCTGACCGCCAAGCCGTCGATCTTCCGGCGCAGCACGATTGCCTGCACCGGAATCGAGTACTGCAAATTGGCCATCGTGGAGACCAAAGTGACCGCTGCGACGGCGATCGCCGAGTTGGAAAAACGCTTGGCGGATTTGGTGGCATCGGGGGAGCTGGTGGACCCGATCGCGCTGCACATCAACGGCTGCCCGAACTCGTGCGCCCGGATCCAAACCGCGGACATCGGCCTCAAAGGGATGATGCTGCCGACCCCGGGCGGCGACCCGACCCCTGGTTTCCAGGTGCATTTGGGCGGCGGTCTGGCCTCGGCGAATCGGGAAGAGGCCGGGCTGGGCCGGACCATCCGCGGCCTGAAGGTCACGGTGGAAGATCTGCCGGATTACGTGGAACGCGTAGTCCGGACCTTCGTTTCAACCCGTTCCGAGGGCGAGACCTTCGCCGAATGGGCGCATCGGTCGGATGAGGAAGTGTTGAAGTGA
- the cysD gene encoding sulfate adenylyltransferase subunit CysD, with product MSTETIPVVGVGHGGARRGGHRGAGTRPLPEAARLSSLDVLESESIHILREVVAEFERPAMLFSGGKDSVVMLHLATKAFWPGRVPFPVLHVDTGHNFPEVLDFRDRTVERLGLRLVVGSVQEYLDRGELAERADGTRNPLQTAPLLGAIAAEKFDAVFGGGRRDEDKARAKERILSLRDEFGQWDPRNQRPELWNLYNGRHTVGQHVRAFPISNWTELDIWRYIEREGIELPSIYYAHEREVFERDGMWMAVGPYSEPRASEPVVAKTVRYRTVGDMSCTGAVLSSAASVADVVVEVAASTLTERGATRADDRISEAAMEDRKKDGYF from the coding sequence ATGAGCACGGAGACCATCCCGGTCGTCGGCGTCGGGCATGGGGGCGCGCGGCGTGGCGGGCATCGCGGAGCGGGCACGCGCCCCCTACCCGAGGCCGCACGGCTTTCGAGTCTGGACGTGCTCGAATCCGAATCGATCCACATCTTGCGCGAGGTCGTGGCGGAGTTCGAGCGGCCGGCGATGTTGTTTTCCGGCGGCAAGGACTCCGTGGTGATGCTGCACCTGGCGACCAAGGCGTTTTGGCCGGGACGGGTGCCGTTCCCGGTGTTGCACGTGGATACCGGGCACAATTTCCCGGAGGTGCTGGACTTCCGGGACCGGACCGTGGAGCGCTTAGGACTGCGTCTGGTGGTCGGCAGCGTGCAGGAGTACCTCGATCGCGGAGAGTTGGCCGAGCGGGCCGATGGTACGCGGAACCCGCTGCAGACTGCGCCATTATTGGGCGCGATCGCTGCGGAGAAGTTCGACGCCGTGTTCGGCGGCGGTCGGCGCGACGAGGACAAGGCCCGGGCAAAGGAGCGGATCTTGTCGCTGCGCGATGAGTTCGGGCAGTGGGATCCGCGCAATCAGCGGCCGGAGTTGTGGAATCTCTACAACGGCCGGCATACCGTGGGCCAGCACGTGCGGGCATTCCCGATTTCGAATTGGACCGAGCTGGACATCTGGCGCTACATCGAGCGCGAAGGCATTGAACTGCCTTCGATTTACTACGCGCACGAGCGGGAGGTGTTCGAGCGCGACGGCATGTGGATGGCGGTCGGACCGTATTCGGAGCCGCGCGCTTCGGAACCCGTGGTGGCCAAAACCGTGCGTTACCGGACTGTGGGGGACATGTCCTGCACCGGAGCGGTGCTGTCCTCGGCCGCGTCGGTGGCCGACGTCGTCGTCGAAGTCGCTGCTTCGACGCTGACCGAGCGCGGGGCCACCCGGGCGGACGACCGGATTTCCGAAGCGGCGATGGAAGACCGCAAAAAGGACGGGTACTTCTGA
- a CDS encoding phosphoadenylyl-sulfate reductase, giving the protein MSTALRSQEDLQALAASGADRLGWDAPTSEVIGWVAENFALPAVAVACSMADAVLPALVADQLPDVDVLFLETGYHFPETHDTRREVAENLRVNIVDVLPEQTVAEQEAAHGKDLFARNPAQCCQLRKMDPLKKALSGYEVWFTGVRRDEAPTRTNTPLVTWDSVHGLVKVNPMAAWSLDALVSYAEQHLIPVNPLMSRGFLSIGCAPCTRPVAVGEDPRAGRWAGFDKTECGIHI; this is encoded by the coding sequence GTGAGTACTGCACTGAGGTCCCAGGAAGATTTGCAGGCTTTGGCGGCATCGGGCGCCGATCGGCTCGGTTGGGATGCCCCGACGTCGGAAGTGATCGGCTGGGTGGCCGAGAACTTCGCGCTGCCCGCGGTCGCCGTCGCCTGTTCCATGGCCGACGCCGTGCTGCCGGCCCTGGTCGCGGACCAGCTGCCCGACGTCGACGTGCTGTTTTTGGAGACCGGCTACCACTTCCCGGAGACCCATGACACTCGGCGCGAGGTCGCCGAGAACTTGCGGGTGAACATCGTCGATGTGCTGCCCGAACAGACCGTTGCCGAACAGGAAGCCGCGCACGGCAAAGACCTGTTCGCGCGGAACCCGGCGCAATGCTGCCAGTTGCGCAAAATGGACCCGTTGAAAAAGGCGCTCTCCGGGTACGAAGTCTGGTTCACCGGCGTCCGCCGTGACGAAGCGCCTACCCGGACCAATACGCCGTTGGTCACCTGGGACTCGGTCCATGGTCTGGTCAAGGTGAATCCAATGGCCGCATGGAGCCTGGATGCCTTGGTCTCCTACGCCGAACAGCATCTGATTCCGGTCAATCCCTTGATGTCCCGGGGGTTCCTGTCCATCGGTTGCGCGCCGTGCACCCGGCCGGTCGCCGTCGGCGAAGATCCGCGGGCCGGCCGCTGGGCCGGCTTCGACAAAACAGAATGCGGGATCCACATATGA